A genome region from Archaeoglobus fulgidus DSM 4304 includes the following:
- a CDS encoding TlyA family rRNA (cytidine-2'-O)-methyltransferase, producing MRLDILLVRRGFFSSRSRAKEAIKKGFVLVDGKKVTKPSAEVDFEAEIKVLQPERPRGYWKLKEIDEHFNLFSGNEVVLDLGSSAGGFLLYASEKAKEVYGIEYSREFEEGLREIERQRPNVKVFIADAFTFDISLLPELDLILNDLTLPFSSSFRAMRRFLPLLKKGGIVLFVHKEGDGESPDFGEMEVIGNLTSSDRKESYYLLRP from the coding sequence ATGAGGCTCGACATTCTGCTTGTCAGGAGGGGCTTTTTCAGCTCAAGGAGCAGAGCGAAGGAGGCAATAAAGAAAGGCTTCGTCTTGGTTGATGGAAAAAAGGTGACGAAGCCTTCAGCGGAGGTTGACTTTGAGGCGGAGATAAAAGTTCTCCAGCCGGAAAGGCCGCGGGGATACTGGAAGCTGAAGGAAATCGACGAGCACTTCAACCTTTTTTCCGGCAATGAGGTTGTTCTTGACCTCGGAAGCTCTGCTGGGGGTTTTTTGCTCTACGCCAGCGAAAAAGCAAAGGAGGTTTACGGTATAGAGTACAGCAGGGAGTTTGAGGAAGGCTTGAGGGAAATTGAGAGGCAAAGGCCAAACGTTAAGGTTTTCATTGCCGATGCCTTCACCTTCGACATTTCACTTTTGCCCGAGCTTGATTTAATCCTTAATGACCTCACTTTGCCTTTTTCCTCATCCTTTCGTGCAATGCGAAGATTTCTTCCGCTGCTGAAAAAAGGTGGAATTGTGCTGTTTGTTCACAAGGAGGGAGATGGGGAGAGCCCAGATTTTGGTGAAATGGAAGTAATTGGGAATCTGACTTCCTCAGACAGGAAGGAAAGTTACTATTTGCTTCGCCCATAA
- a CDS encoding Dna2/Cas4 domain-containing protein, with product MIKLSYLTSYITCPRLCYFRVHVGEKRFTELTAVREIYLSLKQGFDLDWAKKRAKALHGAFDEEAFRSAANKFIFPQIDCKSVEVDATIKSKSLGLLVSVDEIVECDGELLPLFLGLNPPENGVWFKDMVKAGAAALAGNYSKALIYYGYTGDLRPVEVTFSLKKKVIKLIERVKLIQRGFLPERKESRYCNYCSFSEDCKSRAETFASKFL from the coding sequence ATGATTAAGCTCAGCTACCTCACGAGCTACATCACCTGTCCTAGACTGTGCTACTTCCGGGTTCATGTTGGCGAAAAGCGTTTTACCGAGCTTACTGCGGTAAGGGAGATATACCTTTCCCTGAAACAGGGATTTGACCTCGATTGGGCGAAAAAGAGGGCTAAAGCTCTACATGGAGCATTCGATGAAGAAGCTTTCAGGAGTGCGGCAAATAAATTCATCTTTCCTCAAATTGACTGCAAAAGCGTCGAAGTGGATGCAACGATAAAATCCAAGTCGCTCGGTCTTCTGGTTAGTGTGGATGAGATAGTTGAATGTGATGGAGAGCTGCTCCCCCTCTTTCTTGGCCTAAATCCACCAGAAAATGGTGTTTGGTTTAAAGACATGGTAAAGGCCGGTGCAGCCGCCTTGGCTGGAAACTACAGCAAAGCCCTGATTTACTACGGATACACGGGCGATCTTAGGCCTGTTGAGGTTACCTTCAGCCTCAAAAAGAAGGTCATCAAGCTCATTGAGCGAGTGAAGCTCATACAAAGAGGTTTTCTTCCCGAAAGGAAGGAGAGCAGATACTGCAATTACTGCAGCTTCAGTGAGGACTGTAAGAGCAGGGCTGAAACTTTCGCATCAAAATTTCTCTAG
- a CDS encoding type II toxin-antitoxin system VapC family toxin, which yields MRFVDSNVLIYALLKPKKEPDDRIAEMKGKSVEILRRIQEGEKVATTVVHLSEVANVIASRSNEKLSAEFVKEFLTLRNVKVFEVSAEDYLKASLLAVEKGVDVNDALAYVKMREHKIEEIYTFDKHFVKMGVVVV from the coding sequence ATGAGGTTCGTTGATTCCAACGTCCTGATTTACGCCCTGCTTAAACCAAAGAAAGAACCAGATGACAGGATTGCAGAGATGAAGGGGAAATCCGTCGAGATTCTCAGGAGGATCCAAGAGGGAGAGAAAGTTGCGACGACTGTTGTGCATCTGAGCGAGGTTGCCAACGTAATTGCGAGCAGGAGTAACGAAAAGCTGTCAGCAGAATTCGTGAAGGAATTTCTTACCCTCAGGAACGTGAAGGTTTTTGAGGTTAGTGCCGAAGACTACCTGAAAGCCTCTCTTCTCGCAGTGGAGAAGGGCGTTGACGTTAACGACGCCCTTGCTTACGTCAAGATGAGAGAGCACAAAATCGAGGAAATTTACACCTTTGACAAACACTTCGTGAAGATGGGGGTTGTGGTAGTTTGA
- a CDS encoding deoxyhypusine synthase: MRVTSPEIQRGIKVSELLDMFGSTAFNARRLGEAAKICEEMVKSDSFVFLTLAGAMIPAGMRKIVAGMMQNGFISSLVTTGANIVHEIVESLGIGHEIGSCYVDDTALAEESINRIYDVFVGQEAFERVEEFLSGIIEGLDGIYTTYEFLWEVGKRIPDERSFLRIAAEREIPVFCPTLHDSIAGLHMTIYRKNLQIDFFRDVSRIIDFCFQKRKMGVIVVGGGVPKNFTLQAMLLAEGFDYAVQITTDSPQWGGLSGATLEEAKSWCKLKPDAKAVTVYCDATIALPMLYAYLLDRCGES, from the coding sequence ATGAGAGTGACGAGTCCAGAAATACAGCGCGGAATCAAAGTTTCTGAGCTGCTCGATATGTTTGGAAGCACGGCATTCAATGCCAGAAGACTTGGAGAGGCTGCAAAAATCTGTGAGGAGATGGTTAAAAGCGACTCGTTTGTTTTCCTCACTCTGGCAGGAGCGATGATTCCCGCCGGGATGAGGAAAATCGTGGCCGGGATGATGCAGAACGGATTTATAAGCAGTCTTGTAACCACTGGAGCCAACATCGTTCACGAAATAGTCGAATCTCTCGGTATCGGTCACGAGATTGGAAGCTGCTACGTCGATGACACAGCTCTGGCTGAGGAGAGCATTAACAGAATTTACGACGTTTTTGTTGGGCAGGAAGCTTTTGAGAGGGTCGAGGAGTTTCTTTCAGGCATAATTGAAGGGCTTGATGGGATTTACACAACCTACGAGTTTCTATGGGAGGTAGGAAAAAGAATCCCGGATGAAAGGTCGTTCCTCAGAATTGCCGCGGAGAGAGAGATTCCAGTCTTCTGCCCCACCCTGCACGACTCAATAGCCGGCTTGCACATGACGATTTACCGAAAAAACCTTCAGATTGACTTCTTCAGGGATGTCAGCAGAATTATAGACTTCTGCTTCCAGAAAAGGAAGATGGGTGTCATTGTCGTTGGAGGAGGCGTGCCAAAAAACTTCACACTGCAGGCGATGCTTCTGGCGGAGGGATTTGACTACGCGGTGCAGATAACAACAGACTCACCGCAGTGGGGCGGGCTGAGTGGGGCAACGCTTGAAGAGGCTAAAAGCTGGTGCAAGCTAAAGCCCGACGCCAAGGCTGTAACGGTTTACTGCGACGCAACTATAGCTCTGCCAATGCTCTACGCCTACCTGCTGGACAGATGTGGGGAGTCGTGA
- a CDS encoding DUF5350 domain-containing protein translates to MGKTGSVTWVKIKKRNSNEYRLVPTKWQDYKKPGPNQKYTSDGKKRRRIRRSQKSILGVRS, encoded by the coding sequence ATGGGTAAGACAGGCAGCGTAACGTGGGTGAAGATTAAGAAGAGGAACAGCAACGAGTACAGGCTCGTGCCTACCAAGTGGCAGGACTACAAAAAGCCAGGACCAAATCAGAAGTACACGTCCGACGGAAAGAAGAGAAGGAGAATTAGAAGGTCACAGAAGTCGATATTAGGAGTGAGGTCCTAA
- a CDS encoding class I SAM-dependent methyltransferase has product MKHKFDPKKAHILDSEWRRKIFPPEKVVEFIESLRPKKNVLFDVGAGTGYLTIPLARVFKKVYAVEISEEMAEVLRRRVEEEGLLNIGIIVSEKPPEVDFRVDVVLFSNVLHEMDNPEEYLEWASRADYVVVAEWKKEKTEFGPPVEERLSLEELENLSKMKLVKSENLSYHYLAAFKKV; this is encoded by the coding sequence ATGAAGCACAAATTTGACCCTAAAAAAGCTCATATTCTCGATTCGGAGTGGAGGAGGAAGATTTTTCCTCCGGAGAAGGTCGTGGAGTTCATTGAAAGCCTCAGGCCGAAGAAAAACGTTCTGTTCGACGTTGGAGCAGGAACAGGCTACCTCACAATTCCCCTTGCGAGGGTTTTCAAGAAGGTTTACGCTGTAGAGATAAGCGAGGAAATGGCGGAAGTTCTCAGGAGGAGAGTAGAGGAGGAGGGGTTGCTCAACATCGGAATAATCGTCTCCGAGAAACCGCCGGAGGTGGACTTCAGAGTTGACGTTGTGCTTTTCTCCAACGTGCTTCACGAGATGGACAATCCGGAGGAGTATCTGGAGTGGGCCTCAAGGGCCGACTACGTGGTGGTTGCTGAGTGGAAGAAAGAGAAAACTGAGTTCGGCCCACCGGTTGAGGAGAGGTTAAGCCTTGAGGAGCTTGAAAATCTGAGCAAAATGAAACTTGTAAAAAGCGAAAATTTGAGCTACCACTACTTGGCAGCTTTCAAAAAGGTTTAG
- the sucD gene encoding succinate--CoA ligase subunit alpha produces MAIIVDERTKVVVQGITGYQGKFHTERMLNYGTKIVAGVTPGKGGTEVLGVPVYDSVKEAVREADANASVIFVPAPFAADAVMEAADAGIKVIVCITEGIPVHDELKMYWRVKEAGATLIGPNCPGIISPGKTHLGIMPVQIFKPGNVGIVSRSGTLTYQIAYNLTKLGLGQSTVVGIGGDRIIGTDFVEVLRLFEDDKETKAVVLVGEIGGRDEEVAAEFIREMSKPVVGYVAGLTAPPGKRMGHAGAIIEGGVGTAESKIKALEAAGARVGKTPMEVAELVAEIL; encoded by the coding sequence ATGGCAATTATCGTTGATGAAAGAACGAAGGTGGTAGTTCAGGGAATAACTGGCTATCAAGGCAAGTTTCACACGGAGAGAATGCTCAACTACGGCACAAAAATTGTTGCCGGAGTTACTCCCGGAAAGGGCGGGACGGAAGTCCTTGGGGTGCCGGTCTATGACTCTGTTAAGGAGGCAGTGAGGGAGGCTGACGCAAACGCATCCGTAATCTTCGTTCCCGCTCCCTTCGCTGCTGATGCCGTGATGGAGGCGGCTGATGCTGGCATCAAAGTTATTGTGTGCATAACGGAAGGCATTCCCGTTCACGATGAGCTGAAAATGTACTGGAGGGTGAAAGAGGCGGGAGCGACGCTAATAGGCCCCAACTGCCCCGGAATCATAAGCCCCGGCAAAACGCACCTCGGCATAATGCCCGTTCAGATTTTCAAGCCGGGGAATGTTGGGATTGTGTCAAGAAGCGGCACTCTGACGTATCAGATTGCCTACAACCTCACAAAGCTCGGATTGGGTCAGTCAACGGTTGTTGGAATAGGAGGAGACAGGATAATAGGCACGGACTTTGTGGAGGTGCTAAGGCTCTTTGAGGATGACAAGGAAACCAAGGCTGTTGTTTTGGTGGGTGAGATTGGAGGCAGGGATGAGGAGGTTGCGGCAGAGTTTATCAGAGAAATGTCGAAGCCGGTTGTAGGCTACGTTGCAGGCTTAACCGCCCCACCCGGAAAGAGAATGGGGCATGCGGGGGCGATAATTGAAGGGGGAGTTGGAACGGCGGAGTCGAAGATTAAAGCACTTGAAGCTGCGGGAGCGAGAGTGGGGAAGACGCCGATGGAGGTGGCTGAGCTGGTTGCGGAAATTCTATGA
- a CDS encoding potassium channel family protein, whose protein sequence is MPRTVKDLLVEIKDTTELMVDLAYSAILYNNEDIAEEVLELEGRVLDLLKQIRVVSILAARRVEEAEKVSSILQIANAGQKISSAAADISSLVLRNIRLSDEMVKLMLYHSEETVVKLEVPENSEIAGKTLGEVRLHTRTGMRVIAIKRGFSWIFNPDRDTMVYKGDLLFAKGDPAALPRFYEVVAGKQIPPPPEPPDIKIEELDRAVDLLIEVKNLSELSVDLAYSSLIYGNDEIALEVVYLEEVIDNTKFEIEKSVLKCSRHFNDEQLMPLMAIVEIAYCSELIADAARDIAQVLLDKMEIPAIFKEAMRETDEVLTLITVSEESPLNGKTLGEARVESNTGMHVVAIKRKNEWITKPTANTRIFSGDVLIAKGTREGESELLKLCSTRAPLP, encoded by the coding sequence ATGCCTCGTACCGTAAAGGATCTGCTCGTTGAAATTAAAGATACTACCGAGCTGATGGTTGACCTTGCCTATTCCGCAATTCTTTACAACAATGAGGATATTGCTGAAGAGGTTCTGGAGCTGGAAGGAAGGGTTCTCGATTTGCTCAAGCAGATAAGAGTCGTTTCAATCCTCGCTGCAAGAAGGGTGGAGGAGGCGGAGAAGGTTTCATCAATCCTGCAGATAGCCAACGCGGGGCAGAAGATAAGCAGCGCAGCAGCAGACATTTCCTCGCTTGTCCTGAGAAACATCAGACTCTCGGACGAGATGGTCAAGCTGATGCTCTACCATTCCGAGGAGACGGTCGTAAAGCTTGAGGTTCCCGAAAATTCAGAGATTGCAGGAAAAACTCTTGGTGAAGTTAGGCTCCACACCAGAACGGGAATGAGGGTGATTGCGATAAAGCGCGGGTTCAGCTGGATTTTCAATCCCGACAGGGACACGATGGTTTACAAGGGCGATTTGCTCTTTGCAAAGGGCGACCCGGCAGCTCTACCGAGATTTTACGAAGTAGTTGCGGGGAAGCAAATACCCCCTCCGCCCGAACCTCCGGACATCAAAATAGAGGAGCTCGACAGGGCCGTTGACCTGCTTATAGAGGTGAAGAACCTCTCCGAGCTTTCGGTAGACCTCGCGTACTCCTCATTGATTTACGGAAATGACGAAATTGCGCTGGAAGTCGTATACCTTGAGGAGGTTATCGACAACACCAAGTTTGAAATTGAGAAGAGCGTGCTCAAGTGCAGTCGCCACTTCAACGACGAGCAGCTTATGCCTTTAATGGCCATTGTCGAAATAGCCTACTGCTCCGAGCTTATAGCGGATGCAGCGAGGGACATCGCTCAGGTACTGCTGGACAAGATGGAGATTCCCGCGATATTCAAGGAGGCAATGAGAGAGACCGATGAGGTGCTGACATTGATTACAGTATCCGAAGAATCCCCGCTCAACGGAAAAACTCTTGGAGAGGCAAGGGTCGAAAGCAACACCGGGATGCATGTGGTGGCGATTAAAAGAAAGAACGAGTGGATAACAAAGCCAACTGCCAACACAAGGATTTTCAGTGGGGATGTTCTGATTGCAAAAGGAACGAGGGAGGGTGAGAGCGAGCTGTTAAAGCTCTGCTCTACCCGTGCACCGCTTCCATAA
- a CDS encoding AbrB/MazE/SpoVT family DNA-binding domain-containing protein translates to MSIEVKKLDRHGRIVIPKEWRERHGDEVVVVVYEDKVEILPRKGNVMRFADSIEVEELKDWEEMRRELYEVR, encoded by the coding sequence ATGAGCATCGAAGTAAAAAAACTGGACAGACACGGAAGGATTGTCATCCCCAAGGAGTGGAGGGAGAGGCACGGGGATGAGGTTGTGGTTGTGGTTTACGAGGACAAAGTTGAGATTCTCCCGAGGAAGGGGAACGTGATGAGGTTTGCAGACAGCATCGAGGTTGAGGAGCTGAAGGACTGGGAAGAGATGAGGAGAGAGCTTTATGAGGTTCGTTGA
- a CDS encoding cytochrome c maturation protein CcmE, whose amino-acid sequence MADKKFSLIALVSFTALAIIVLYHNISPYLTPSDLIAQGKAENVQVVGKIVSVNGNTFQLSDGKNTITAVYNGTVQRYDAEVVVVGNWDGKVLHATKVLQKCHTEYKGG is encoded by the coding sequence ATGGCAGACAAAAAATTCAGCTTAATCGCACTGGTTTCTTTCACAGCATTGGCGATTATCGTTCTCTACCACAACATTTCTCCTTACTTAACACCTTCTGACCTGATTGCGCAAGGGAAAGCGGAAAACGTTCAGGTTGTTGGTAAGATTGTATCTGTCAACGGCAACACCTTCCAGCTTTCTGATGGCAAAAACACCATAACTGCTGTTTACAACGGGACGGTTCAGCGGTACGATGCCGAGGTCGTGGTTGTGGGGAACTGGGATGGAAAAGTTCTGCATGCCACGAAAGTGCTTCAAAAGTGCCATACTGAGTACAAAGGTGGTTAG
- a CDS encoding (5-formylfuran-3-yl)methyl phosphate synthase, whose translation MKVLVSPMSVAEAIEAIEGGADIIDVKNPAEGSLGANFPWVIREISELAKKYGKEISATTGDMPYKPGTASLAALGAAVAGADYIKVGLYGVKNAEEAYEMMVGVVRAVKDFDSSKKVVAAGYGDYYRISSVSPLDLPEAVAKAGADIVMVDTAIKDGTSLFDHMKIGDIESFVKLARDNGLMVALAGNISWNHIETLKELSPDIIGVRSIVCEGDRSSMIKRELVVKLMEAVHG comes from the coding sequence ATGAAGGTACTTGTAAGCCCCATGAGTGTTGCGGAAGCGATTGAGGCGATCGAGGGAGGGGCTGACATCATCGATGTGAAGAATCCTGCTGAAGGCTCGCTTGGTGCTAACTTCCCCTGGGTGATTAGGGAAATTTCGGAGCTCGCCAAGAAATACGGTAAGGAGATAAGCGCAACAACGGGAGATATGCCGTATAAGCCCGGAACGGCGAGCCTTGCAGCGCTGGGTGCTGCAGTTGCAGGTGCGGATTACATAAAGGTCGGTCTTTACGGAGTCAAAAACGCTGAAGAAGCTTACGAGATGATGGTTGGCGTTGTGAGAGCTGTTAAGGACTTTGATTCGAGCAAAAAAGTCGTTGCTGCTGGCTACGGCGACTATTACAGAATTTCGTCAGTATCCCCCCTCGATTTGCCTGAAGCGGTTGCGAAGGCTGGAGCGGACATTGTGATGGTTGACACCGCCATAAAGGATGGCACTTCCCTGTTCGATCACATGAAAATCGGAGATATTGAGAGTTTTGTGAAGCTGGCGAGAGATAACGGCCTGATGGTGGCTCTAGCCGGAAACATAAGCTGGAATCACATTGAGACGCTAAAAGAGCTCTCACCCGACATAATAGGAGTTAGGTCTATAGTTTGCGAGGGAGACAGAAGCTCGATGATAAAGAGGGAGCTTGTGGTAAAGCTTATGGAAGCGGTGCACGGGTAG
- a CDS encoding transcriptional regulator, with protein sequence MALVEDVISLLEQQDGLTAKEICKLLNLEPQREDDVYSALLKASKILRRKGKRLVMQPPRCKKCGFEFDRIKASKCPKCKSQWIEDARFFID encoded by the coding sequence ATGGCTTTAGTCGAGGACGTCATATCCTTGCTTGAGCAGCAGGATGGCCTTACGGCAAAGGAAATATGCAAATTGCTCAACCTTGAACCGCAAAGGGAAGATGATGTTTACTCAGCATTGCTGAAAGCATCCAAGATTTTGAGGAGGAAGGGTAAAAGGCTTGTGATGCAACCTCCCCGCTGCAAGAAGTGTGGCTTTGAGTTTGACAGAATTAAAGCTTCTAAGTGTCCTAAGTGCAAGAGCCAGTGGATTGAGGATGCGAGATTTTTCATAGACTAG
- the sucC gene encoding ADP-forming succinate--CoA ligase subunit beta, with translation MRLHEYQAKQIFSKHGIRVARGELATSVEDVRGIAEELGGKVVLKSQVLVGGRGKAGGIKKAYSVEEAVEKAKEMFGSVLKGHIVEKIYVEEMIEVQREMYAGLTIDRANKGIAAILSSVGGMDIEEIAVKHPEKIARIAVNPKWGLWDYQIRELLLNSQMPREYWKEVASILKTLYRIMVHYEAELVEINPLVVTPDGLVAADARLNIDDSALFRHRDLEKLRDYTEADQMERIAMEKGLNYVKLDGNVGVLANGAGMAMATMDLIYIYGGKPANFLDIGGGASAEVVREAINLILSDKNVKVVFINIFGGITRCDEVAKGLKEALADVSTPVVVRLAGTNEEEGRKIMDEFAKDRPNFHIVETMEEGAEKAVKLAEEV, from the coding sequence ATGAGACTTCACGAATATCAGGCGAAGCAGATTTTCTCCAAGCACGGAATAAGAGTTGCAAGAGGAGAGCTGGCAACCTCTGTCGAGGATGTTAGGGGGATTGCTGAGGAGCTAGGGGGCAAGGTGGTACTGAAATCTCAGGTTCTTGTTGGCGGGAGGGGAAAGGCAGGTGGTATAAAGAAGGCCTACAGCGTTGAAGAGGCCGTTGAAAAGGCTAAGGAAATGTTTGGTTCCGTATTAAAAGGCCACATAGTTGAGAAAATCTACGTGGAGGAAATGATTGAAGTTCAGCGAGAAATGTATGCCGGGCTAACAATTGATAGAGCCAATAAAGGTATCGCGGCAATTCTGAGTTCTGTGGGTGGTATGGATATTGAGGAAATTGCCGTCAAGCATCCTGAGAAAATAGCCAGGATCGCTGTGAATCCGAAGTGGGGGCTCTGGGATTATCAGATAAGGGAGCTTTTGCTGAATTCGCAAATGCCGAGGGAGTACTGGAAGGAGGTCGCTTCAATCCTCAAAACCCTCTACCGGATTATGGTTCACTACGAGGCTGAGCTTGTCGAAATCAACCCCCTTGTTGTTACACCTGATGGACTTGTTGCTGCGGATGCGAGGCTTAACATTGACGACAGTGCACTTTTCAGGCACAGGGATTTGGAGAAACTGAGGGATTATACCGAAGCTGACCAGATGGAGAGAATCGCAATGGAAAAGGGGCTGAATTACGTCAAGCTTGATGGGAACGTTGGCGTGCTTGCAAACGGTGCCGGGATGGCCATGGCAACCATGGACCTGATATACATTTACGGTGGCAAGCCGGCGAACTTCCTCGACATAGGAGGTGGAGCCTCTGCAGAGGTTGTGAGGGAGGCCATTAACCTAATTCTCAGCGACAAGAATGTTAAGGTGGTCTTCATCAACATCTTCGGCGGGATAACGAGGTGCGATGAAGTTGCGAAGGGGCTTAAAGAGGCTTTGGCAGACGTATCAACTCCGGTGGTTGTGAGACTCGCAGGCACAAACGAGGAGGAGGGGAGGAAAATCATGGATGAGTTTGCAAAGGATAGGCCAAACTTCCACATTGTCGAGACGATGGAGGAAGGGGCGGAGAAGGCCGTAAAGCTTGCTGAGGAGGTGTGA
- the ccsA gene encoding cytochrome c biogenesis protein CcsA — translation MEPGFLLLATSFVATFSAFSLFLAKKESLGEFSLYLATSTTFAALLLLVNYFVTDTFSIWYVYANSNAEMPLAYKISAVWAGKEGSLLLWVVLNLMVTSLYINWGVKDRKKAKVAAVMTLFTSYLLLNLLIFSNPFTVLPYTPPDGAGLNPLLRTVEMILHPPVVFLAYSLAALLYSVIVANSEGERTIARLTWLSLTLGILIGSLWAYKTLGWGGFWGWDPVENASLLPWLTLTAYFHLTRGRDFFAYLTFSLVLFATLVTRSGIISSVHSFGGEVSDYSYVIPILASLAPLVVRARQFSISSLCNQNLPILFLSAVIVVFLGTIAGVSVEVSREYYFVTFLPVFALIVLLVVLKIKKVSMPATLLHLGVIFLFVGATSVWLFEESKTITLDSEGYKLLDLSISEDAEKYTLTAIVKTPDGVIAPKVYFYKVAGNNRVSSVEIIPTVLWDNYYSIKSFDLDNNVVTLEYYRVPLINAVWLGSALMLLGALLRFSGKVFKLGG, via the coding sequence TTGGAGCCAGGCTTCCTGCTGCTGGCAACTTCTTTTGTAGCTACATTTTCGGCATTTTCACTGTTTCTCGCGAAAAAAGAAAGTCTGGGTGAGTTCTCACTTTACCTTGCAACCTCCACGACTTTTGCTGCCCTGCTGCTGCTTGTAAACTACTTTGTTACCGACACGTTTTCGATATGGTACGTTTATGCTAACTCCAATGCCGAAATGCCGCTGGCCTACAAAATAAGCGCGGTTTGGGCCGGGAAGGAAGGCAGCCTCCTCTTGTGGGTTGTGCTCAATCTGATGGTGACCTCACTCTACATTAACTGGGGGGTTAAGGACAGAAAGAAAGCCAAGGTGGCTGCTGTAATGACTCTTTTCACGTCTTACCTCCTCCTTAACCTTTTGATTTTCTCAAATCCCTTTACGGTCTTACCTTACACACCCCCAGATGGAGCAGGACTGAATCCTCTGCTGAGAACTGTGGAGATGATACTCCACCCTCCAGTGGTATTCCTCGCCTACTCGCTTGCCGCTCTGCTGTACTCCGTAATCGTTGCAAATTCGGAAGGGGAAAGAACCATCGCGAGGCTCACGTGGTTATCCCTAACCCTCGGCATTCTTATCGGAAGTTTGTGGGCATACAAAACTCTTGGATGGGGAGGTTTCTGGGGATGGGATCCGGTGGAGAACGCTTCCCTACTTCCGTGGCTAACTCTTACAGCCTACTTCCATCTCACTAGGGGCAGAGACTTTTTCGCTTATCTCACCTTCTCACTCGTTCTTTTTGCAACCCTAGTCACGAGAAGTGGCATTATAAGCTCAGTGCACAGTTTTGGAGGGGAGGTTAGTGATTACAGCTACGTAATTCCGATTCTGGCCTCTTTAGCTCCTTTAGTTGTCAGGGCGAGACAGTTTTCGATTTCAAGTCTCTGCAATCAGAATTTGCCAATCCTCTTTTTGTCAGCAGTTATTGTGGTTTTTCTAGGAACGATTGCCGGCGTTTCTGTTGAGGTGAGCAGAGAATACTACTTCGTCACGTTTCTGCCGGTCTTCGCCTTAATAGTGCTGCTGGTTGTGCTTAAAATAAAAAAAGTCTCGATGCCCGCGACGCTGCTTCACCTGGGCGTAATTTTCCTCTTTGTCGGAGCAACTTCCGTTTGGCTTTTCGAGGAAAGCAAGACCATCACTCTTGACTCAGAGGGTTACAAGCTTCTCGATTTAAGCATTAGCGAGGATGCGGAAAAGTACACTCTCACAGCGATAGTCAAAACCCCGGATGGCGTAATAGCACCGAAAGTTTACTTTTACAAAGTTGCTGGGAACAACAGAGTTTCTTCAGTTGAGATAATTCCGACAGTATTGTGGGACAACTATTACTCAATCAAGAGCTTCGATTTGGACAACAACGTTGTAACGCTTGAGTACTACCGCGTTCCGCTGATAAACGCCGTCTGGTTGGGCTCAGCCCTAATGCTTCTTGGAGCTCTCCTCAGGTTCTCAGGTAAAGTTTTTAAATTGGGAGGCTGA